A genome region from Musa acuminata AAA Group cultivar baxijiao chromosome BXJ3-5, Cavendish_Baxijiao_AAA, whole genome shotgun sequence includes the following:
- the LOC135638834 gene encoding probable prolyl 4-hydroxylase 7, producing the protein MGDVLHFWNMRPDATLDSSTLHGGCPVIRGNKWPSTKWICMSLIIKLKKKERMSLLQVPHSSYNVQCSSVLVLQPQHKTSKKGGCFMRLLHEKNFTLVSPHGCHFEFCKLSLDHIES; encoded by the exons ATGGGTGATGTATTACACTTCTGGAACATGAGGCCTGACGCCACTCTAGATTCATCTACTTTGCATG GTGGATGTCCTGTTATTAGAGGAAATAAGTGGCCTTCTACAAAATGGATATGCATGAGCTTAATTATAAAACTAAAGAAG AAAGAAAGGATGAGCTTATTGCAAGTGCcgcatagttcatacaatgttcaatGTTCCTCAGTTTTAGTGCTTCAACCCCAACATAAGACTTCTAAAAA GGGTGGGTGTTTCATGCGGCTGCTGCATGAGAAGAATTTTACATTAGTTTCTCCTCATGGATGCCATTTTGAGTTCTGTAAACTCTCCTTGGATCACATAGAGTCTTAG